The Manihot esculenta cultivar AM560-2 chromosome 11, M.esculenta_v8, whole genome shotgun sequence genome includes a region encoding these proteins:
- the LOC110625441 gene encoding 40S ribosomal protein S25-2: MAPKKDKAPPPSSKPAKSGGGKQKKKKWSKGKQKEKVNNMVLFDQATYDKLLSEAPKYKLITPSILSDRLRINGSLARRAIRELMARGLIRMVSAHASQQIYTRATNT; the protein is encoded by the exons ATG GCGCCAAAGAAGGATAAGGCTCCACCACCGTCATCGAAGCCGGCGAAGTCTGGAGGagggaagcagaagaagaagaagtggagCAAAGGAAAGCAAAAGGAGAAGGTTAACAACATGGTCTTGTTCGATCAAGCCACCTATGATAAGCTTCTCTCCGAAGCCCCCAAGTACAAGCTCATCACACCCTCTATCCTCTCCGATCGTTTAAGG ATTAATGGATCGCTTGCAAGGAGGGCTATCAGAGAACTGATGGCAAGAGGTTTGATCAGGATGGTCTCTGCCCATGCCAGCCAGCAGATCTACACTAGGGCAACAAACACCTAG